The Klebsiella sp. RIT-PI-d genome contains the following window.
CTTTGAAAATAGCACATTATTATCACCACCTTCCAGAAACAGTTCCCAGGCTGAAATGGTATCATCATAACCCGGCAAGCATATTTTTATGTCTATCCGATTATAATCCACGGTTTGAATTGCAGCGGTACCGGTAATATCAACTTCGGCGATCATACCACTAGTAATGGCATAATAAGCTTCAAGTGCGCTATTTAGATCTTTTTCGCTATTTTCATGCCATACAAAATCGCTGTCATGAGGTATACCGAAGCAGCAGCTTCGTAACCAGACTTCAAAGGGCGTACTTCGCTTGTGGCTAGCCTCCCAGGCAAGGATCATACCTTGCAAAATCAATACGGCTCCCCATCCTGCGGGGCCAAGTAGAAAAGTATCACTTAATAAAGTAAATATACCTGAAAATGCTCCAGCTCCACCAATGATGCCCCCCGTAATAGTTAGTGTACCAGCAACAAAATAATCTATGTATGTTGCCTTATCACCATCTTTCAAGGCTTCTAACCCATTAACCACCATCCTCACCCCATCCACCACCGATGCCGCTCCCGCCAGCACGCCGCCGAACTTCACCAGCGGGTGAACAAAGTCCGGTCCCCAGACTATCCAGTTCTTTTTAATGGTTAGCATATGCGCAAAACCCGCGGTTTCAGCGACTGCACCGGTCACCATCAGACGATTGATAGCGTAATCGGCTACCGCGTCGGGCGTGTTATTTACCGCATCCTGCACGCTTTTGGCTTTCGCTTGCCAGTCGGCCATCTGTAGCGCCAGCATGCCCATTGCCAGTACTACGCCAAAACCATTGCCGCTGATATAGCGCCGCATTCGTTCATTAAAGGCATCAATTTGAGGTCGACTCATCATAATATTAACGTGAGGTGGGTTCTGTAATGAAATGCCAGAAATATGCATATTGTGGACGTGATCAAGCAGTTGCGGATGACTAAGCGGAAGATCGGTTTGACCGATATCCTCTAAAACCCGCTTGATATCCTCAAGGGTTCCGAGAATACTTTTTTGTACAACGATCTCCTGGGCGAGAAGATTTTTTTGCTGAATACCGATAATCCAGTCGGTTGCTGAGGTGCTACCATTTTTTATCAAGCCACCAAAGGCCGTTTCGTTTTTTGCCATGGCTGGCGAGAACCATTTTGCTGCTTTAATCTCTTTCTGAAGCTGTCCAATAGTGGTTTTATATTCGAACACCACGACGGATTCCCCGGTGGCTGTCAGCAGTGCGGCCTGCATCATCCGTTGAAAACCCTGGTACGCGGCTTCATCCAGTTTGTTGTTCAGGCGAGCAACCGATCCACTCAGGGCGGCCATACGGCTGGTCCAGCTCTGTTTTATCGCTATGCCTTTTAAATAGTTGCCATATTCATCCGAGAGCACGGCAGTCTTAAGATTGCTATAGACATTGCCGCCACTAAAAATAATGTCGATTAAGGATGACTGCATCCCGGCAAATCCGATATAAGCGGGAGAGCCGGGATTTTTTATCCACTCAGACCAGACATCGTCGGTTTCGGTATCCATTCCTCCGCCCTGAATACAGGCGGAAACGGTGAGAAATTGTCTTACCCAGCTTCGTACTGAGATATCCGGCGCATAGTCATGTCCGATTGCCATTAACCAGCTTTTAGCCCGATACCATGCCGCCAGGTCTTTACCGATGGCTTTATTTCTGTCTTCCCAGGTTTCCATTCTGCTGGCGTAGTCGGTAATAAATGCTGCGCGCACAGGTTCGTTATAACTTTTTCTCAGGCGGTTAAATTGTTCAGCAAATGTCTCTTCGGCCGCCTGCTCAGCAGTAATGACTTTGCCGCCCCAGACCGTTGGCTGATTTTCAGGAAACTTATATTTTGCCTGACTACTGCGATCGATCGCTTTTTGCGTAGAATCAAGATATTGACCAATTGCTTGTGAAATTAAATATTTATGCAATATTTCTGGCCTGGAGGTATACGCCTGACAGGCGTCCGCCACCTGTATCCGGGCATTATTTAACTCCTCGACGATACCCACCTCGTCGGGGAGGATCAGTGCCGCTATCGGACACTTAAACTGCGATTGCAGTTGCGCGATACGGATTGCCAGCGCTTCTGCGCCCTCATGTCGTGGATAAAATCCGTGGGCGCTTGCTGAAATATTACTTTCGGGATTTTCAAACCACGGATAGAACGTTGCCGCAAACTCAGCCACATTTGCTTTTAAGACTGATAATGACGGATCCAGCACCCGCGCCTGTGGAATTGAGGCGGGATTTTGCTTCAGGGTGTTAAGATCTATTTGCGTAAAG
Protein-coding sequences here:
- a CDS encoding T6SS effector BTH_I2691 family protein; the encoded protein is MGLKEQINQNAGVTLQMAQIPSGCKVCERKGLPVFPLRVAVVPQKMAGRNWVPAVPDPNVELTGGLFKYALRTLRMGYLYVLLDKKYWQAYEVTTEGYLRQITPSIMPEGDTVTPLAPVCVKRGHEIAASFINIDTAYSQAWLAFSRDPWSSDVLDKYQSSPELSTRFTQIDLNTLKQNPASIPQARVLDPSLSVLKANVAEFAATFYPWFENPESNISASAHGFYPRHEGAEALAIRIAQLQSQFKCPIAALILPDEVGIVEELNNARIQVADACQAYTSRPEILHKYLISQAIGQYLDSTQKAIDRSSQAKYKFPENQPTVWGGKVITAEQAAEETFAEQFNRLRKSYNEPVRAAFITDYASRMETWEDRNKAIGKDLAAWYRAKSWLMAIGHDYAPDISVRSWVRQFLTVSACIQGGGMDTETDDVWSEWIKNPGSPAYIGFAGMQSSLIDIIFSGGNVYSNLKTAVLSDEYGNYLKGIAIKQSWTSRMAALSGSVARLNNKLDEAAYQGFQRMMQAALLTATGESVVVFEYKTTIGQLQKEIKAAKWFSPAMAKNETAFGGLIKNGSTSATDWIIGIQQKNLLAQEIVVQKSILGTLEDIKRVLEDIGQTDLPLSHPQLLDHVHNMHISGISLQNPPHVNIMMSRPQIDAFNERMRRYISGNGFGVVLAMGMLALQMADWQAKAKSVQDAVNNTPDAVADYAINRLMVTGAVAETAGFAHMLTIKKNWIVWGPDFVHPLVKFGGVLAGAASVVDGVRMVVNGLEALKDGDKATYIDYFVAGTLTITGGIIGGAGAFSGIFTLLSDTFLLGPAGWGAVLILQGMILAWEASHKRSTPFEVWLRSCCFGIPHDSDFVWHENSEKDLNSALEAYYAITSGMIAEVDITGTAAIQTVDYNRIDIKICLPGYDDTISAWELFLEGGDNNVLFSKSHNLTAVKDRASITYSERYSDSYQQSLENGSLIIRITVWVKQSSNPVVTLVTNYWPDKSDTHNKLALTIRTTRGWWEGGISATGLHGWPKWK